Proteins encoded within one genomic window of Conchiformibius steedae:
- the ccoG gene encoding cytochrome c oxidase accessory protein CcoG yields MSEPNKPAAKQKKVFDIHPEGQRIHPKKATGRFANLRIFVLLATQIFFYGVPWLMWNNRQAVWFDISGRHFYLFDIVLVPSDLFLLSGLLMVCAFGLFWWTTIAGRLWCGYACPQTVYTEIMLWIDHLVEGDRNKRLKLQKEPWHARKIAIKLTKYLLIIAVSAWTGITFAGWFVPIREFVPALFTGNAASGAITAAAIYGTFTWLLGHIMREKVCLHMCPYARFQSAMFDHDTLIISYDAERGEPRGARKKNANPQDEKLGDCINCTMCVQVCPVGIDIRDGLQYQCIGCAACIDACDEIMDKMQYPRGLIRYTTEAVLKHEYSDADIKKRLLRPKVALYGGFLALAASAVIAGLITRQTLHIDIFKDRGVMVRENKQGLLENAYSLKINNASEKPQTVWASVRGFDDIYLTGIPEQGLEVPAGTLITVPVQVATQPEYADKGSHPIEFEFRYRYSDAPESDTRTLKEKASFIGE; encoded by the coding sequence ATGAGCGAACCGAACAAACCCGCTGCCAAACAGAAAAAAGTTTTTGACATCCACCCCGAAGGACAGCGCATTCACCCCAAAAAAGCCACAGGGCGTTTTGCCAATTTGCGGATTTTTGTGCTGCTTGCCACGCAAATATTTTTTTACGGCGTGCCTTGGCTGATGTGGAACAACCGCCAAGCCGTGTGGTTTGACATCAGCGGAAGGCATTTTTATTTGTTTGACATCGTATTGGTTCCCAGCGATTTGTTTTTATTAAGCGGATTGCTGATGGTATGTGCGTTCGGGCTGTTTTGGTGGACAACCATTGCAGGTAGGCTGTGGTGTGGTTACGCCTGTCCGCAAACCGTTTATACCGAAATCATGTTGTGGATTGACCATTTGGTAGAAGGCGACCGCAACAAACGTTTGAAACTGCAAAAAGAACCGTGGCACGCCCGCAAAATCGCCATTAAGCTGACCAAATACCTGCTGATTATTGCCGTTTCCGCGTGGACGGGCATTACGTTTGCAGGCTGGTTTGTGCCGATTCGTGAATTTGTTCCCGCCCTGTTTACAGGCAACGCCGCCAGTGGTGCGATAACGGCTGCTGCCATATACGGCACATTTACTTGGCTGCTGGGGCATATTATGCGCGAAAAAGTGTGTTTGCATATGTGTCCGTATGCCCGCTTCCAAAGCGCCATGTTTGACCACGACACGCTGATTATTTCCTACGATGCCGAACGCGGCGAACCGCGCGGCGCACGCAAAAAAAACGCCAATCCCCAAGACGAAAAACTGGGCGACTGCATCAACTGCACCATGTGTGTGCAAGTGTGCCCCGTGGGCATTGATATCCGCGACGGTTTGCAATACCAATGCATCGGTTGCGCTGCCTGTATTGATGCTTGCGATGAAATCATGGACAAAATGCAGTATCCGCGTGGCTTAATCCGTTACACCACCGAAGCCGTCCTCAAACACGAATACAGCGATGCAGACATTAAAAAACGGCTGTTGCGTCCCAAAGTTGCCTTATACGGCGGATTCTTGGCACTTGCTGCCAGTGCGGTGATTGCAGGGCTGATTACCCGTCAAACCCTGCATATTGATATTTTTAAAGACCGCGGCGTGATGGTGCGCGAAAACAAACAGGGTTTGTTGGAAAACGCCTACAGCCTGAAAATCAACAACGCCAGCGAAAAACCGCAAACCGTGTGGGCGAGTGTGCGCGGGTTTGACGATATTTATTTAACCGGCATTCCCGAACAGGGTTTGGAAGTGCCTGCGGGTACGCTGATTACCGTACCCGTGCAGGTTGCCACCCAGCCCGAATACGCCGACAAAGGTAGCCACCCCATTGAATTTGAATTCCGCTACCGCTACAGCGATGCGCCCGAAAGCGACACCCGCACCCTGAAAGAAAAAGCCAGTTTTATCGGAGAATAA
- a CDS encoding methyltransferase domain-containing protein: MIQTVSDLRQWWGKSELGQYVYAQEWDFFQQAAGSLAGRRTLLTGAFTEQSAAQMATQGALWQCVTLPADVLAEETVLPWRDNVFDVVLTAHAGDFGVSVATWLAELYRVVRPFGCVVLTGFNPYSLWRIGGNVPQVAQSLPFTQFKHCVAQAGWQVAQGRFMHYLPPVDSAKWLHRMRFMELAGNRWWPHGAAVYGLVLRKQRAGMRWQADAQPCGFAPEAVVLGAAKQPFTGQNAPNGV, encoded by the coding sequence ATGATTCAAACCGTATCGGATTTGCGCCAGTGGTGGGGAAAAAGTGAATTGGGTCAATATGTTTATGCTCAAGAATGGGATTTTTTCCAACAGGCGGCAGGCAGTTTGGCGGGGCGGCGAACGCTATTGACGGGGGCGTTTACCGAGCAATCGGCAGCGCAAATGGCAACACAGGGCGCGTTGTGGCAATGTGTCACACTTCCTGCCGATGTGTTGGCAGAAGAAACGGTTTTGCCTTGGCGCGACAATGTGTTTGATGTGGTATTGACGGCACACGCGGGCGATTTTGGTGTGTCGGTGGCAACGTGGCTTGCGGAACTGTATCGCGTGGTGCGTCCGTTTGGGTGTGTGGTGCTGACGGGGTTTAACCCTTATTCTTTATGGCGCATCGGCGGCAATGTGCCGCAGGTGGCGCAGTCGCTGCCGTTTACCCAATTTAAACACTGTGTGGCACAAGCAGGCTGGCAGGTGGCGCAAGGGCGTTTTATGCACTACCTGCCGCCTGTGGATTCTGCCAAATGGCTGCACAGAATGCGTTTTATGGAATTGGCGGGCAACCGCTGGTGGCCGCATGGCGCGGCGGTGTATGGTTTGGTATTACGCAAACAACGGGCGGGAATGCGTTGGCAGGCAGACGCGCAACCTTGCGGTTTTGCGCCTGAAGCGGTGGTATTGGGCGCGGCAAAACAGCCGTTTACGGGGCAGAATGCGCCAAACGGTGTTTGA
- the recO gene encoding DNA repair protein RecO has translation MPPPHRIDKQPVFLLNSKPWRENSLRLDVFSRDHGRIALLARSARTRGSELRGVIVPFVPFSASWYGKDELKTLHRAEWLGGWAQPQSRLLFSGLYAHELVLRLTAPEDPNPAVFAALERLLRELCTRQAHTAALRRFEWALLDALGLCPDLRRDHHGDAIHPEALYRIRPEAPPERITQAQTQDIAVSGAVLLALPEGNLHHAHALQAASQMMKMLIAFRLPQLHTRNVLEQLQQFKHRLAHSAP, from the coding sequence ATGCCCCCGCCCCACCGCATCGACAAACAACCCGTTTTTTTACTGAACAGCAAGCCGTGGCGCGAAAACAGCCTGCGTTTGGACGTGTTCAGCCGCGACCACGGGCGCATCGCCCTACTCGCCCGCAGTGCGCGGACACGCGGTTCGGAATTACGCGGTGTGATTGTGCCGTTTGTGCCGTTTTCCGCTTCGTGGTATGGCAAAGACGAATTGAAAACCCTGCACCGCGCCGAATGGTTGGGCGGTTGGGCGCAACCGCAATCGCGGCTGCTGTTTAGCGGATTGTACGCGCACGAGCTGGTTTTGCGTTTAACTGCGCCCGAAGACCCCAATCCCGCCGTGTTCGCCGCCTTGGAACGGCTGTTGCGCGAACTGTGTACCCGTCAAGCCCACACCGCGGCTTTGCGCCGTTTTGAATGGGCGTTGTTAGATGCCTTGGGTTTGTGTCCCGATTTGCGCCGCGACCACCACGGCGATGCCATTCACCCCGAAGCCCTGTACCGCATCCGTCCTGAAGCCCCACCCGAACGCATCACTCAAGCACAAACACAAGATATTGCCGTTTCTGGTGCCGTGCTGCTGGCATTGCCCGAAGGCAATCTGCATCATGCCCATGCCCTGCAAGCCGCTTCACAAATGATGAAAATGCTGATTGCCTTTCGTCTGCCCCAGTTGCACACGCGCAATGTATTGGAACAATTACAACAATTCAAACACCGTTTGGCGCATTCTGCCCCGTAA
- a CDS encoding FKBP-type peptidyl-prolyl cis-trans isomerase — MKRHTLFPLAVLSACILAACNPPPAGNAASGTAAAASGASSSSASAPAGLESDAKQISYVLGSQFGKQLLEVKDSGGELDIKVLLEAVQDRFDGKEPKIKDEQVPEIMQKFVKNMEEATAKKAEENLEKGEKFLSENKDKAGVKTTESGLQYKIIKEGTGDSPVMGDGVMVEYTGKLIDGTEFDSTKQHGGEPFPVPLAKDNGLIAGWNEALQLMKEGGEYTIYIPAKLAYGKDSPTPKIPANSVLVFDMKIVKVEKGAAKAGAGSKAKDSKPAKADDKPAKGEDKAAAKEADQPAKESKEDAVKEDGDKKK; from the coding sequence ATGAAACGACACACCCTTTTTCCGCTTGCCGTATTAAGCGCCTGCATTCTTGCCGCCTGTAACCCGCCGCCTGCCGGCAACGCCGCTTCTGGCACGGCTGCTGCCGCTTCGGGCGCATCTTCTTCTTCCGCCTCTGCACCCGCAGGCTTGGAAAGCGATGCCAAACAAATCAGCTATGTTTTGGGTTCGCAATTTGGCAAACAGCTGCTGGAAGTAAAAGACAGCGGCGGCGAATTGGACATCAAAGTGCTGCTGGAAGCCGTACAAGACCGCTTTGACGGCAAAGAGCCAAAAATCAAAGATGAACAAGTTCCTGAAATCATGCAGAAATTTGTTAAAAACATGGAAGAAGCCACTGCCAAGAAAGCCGAAGAGAACTTGGAAAAAGGCGAAAAATTCCTTTCTGAGAACAAAGACAAAGCAGGCGTAAAAACCACCGAATCAGGCTTGCAGTACAAAATCATCAAAGAAGGTACGGGCGACAGCCCCGTGATGGGTGACGGCGTAATGGTCGAATACACTGGCAAGCTGATTGACGGCACCGAATTTGACAGCACCAAACAACACGGCGGCGAACCCTTCCCCGTACCGTTGGCAAAAGACAATGGCTTGATTGCAGGCTGGAATGAAGCCCTGCAGCTGATGAAAGAAGGCGGCGAATACACCATTTACATCCCCGCCAAACTGGCTTATGGCAAAGACTCGCCCACGCCCAAAATCCCCGCCAATTCCGTATTGGTATTTGACATGAAAATTGTCAAAGTAGAAAAAGGCGCAGCCAAAGCAGGTGCAGGCAGCAAAGCCAAAGACAGCAAACCCGCCAAAGCAGACGACAAGCCCGCCAAAGGCGAGGACAAAGCCGCTGCCAAAGAAGCAGACCAACCCGCTAAAGAAAGCAAAGAAGACGCCGTAAAAGAAGACGGCGACAAGAAAAAATAA
- the adk gene encoding adenylate kinase, with the protein MKVLLLGAPGAGKGTQAQFITQAFNIPQISTGDMLRANIKAGTALGMEAKAIMDAGALVRDDLIIAMVKERISQDDCANGFLFDGFPRTLAQAQALQEAGIALDAVVEIDVPDEAIVERISGRRVHPASGRSYHIVHNPPKVAGKDDETGEDLVQRDDDKAETVQKRLAVYHEQTAVLVGFYGNFDGERPPRYIKVNGLQSVDTVKNEILSQLQQSIA; encoded by the coding sequence GTGAAAGTTTTACTTTTGGGCGCACCAGGCGCGGGCAAAGGCACACAGGCACAATTCATTACCCAAGCCTTTAATATTCCCCAAATTTCCACAGGCGACATGCTGCGTGCCAACATCAAAGCAGGCACCGCATTGGGCATGGAAGCCAAAGCCATTATGGACGCAGGCGCACTGGTACGCGACGATTTGATTATCGCCATGGTCAAAGAACGCATCTCCCAAGACGACTGCGCCAACGGCTTTTTGTTTGACGGCTTCCCGCGCACCCTTGCCCAAGCCCAAGCCCTACAAGAAGCAGGCATTGCCCTAGATGCCGTTGTAGAAATTGATGTACCCGATGAAGCCATTGTCGAGCGCATCAGCGGACGCCGCGTTCATCCCGCATCAGGTCGCAGCTACCACATCGTCCACAATCCCCCCAAAGTGGCAGGCAAAGACGACGAAACAGGCGAAGACTTGGTACAGCGCGACGACGACAAAGCCGAAACCGTACAAAAACGCCTTGCCGTCTATCACGAACAAACCGCCGTATTGGTGGGCTTTTACGGCAATTTTGACGGCGAACGTCCCCCGCGTTACATTAAAGTAAACGGCTTACAAAGCGTAGATACCGTTAAAAACGAAATTTTAAGCCAATTGCAACAAAGCATTGCTTAA
- the nfsA gene encoding oxygen-insensitive NADPH nitroreductase — translation MLNSQAALATALNHRSIRKFSEEPISAEMFDAIIQAGQMASTSSFLQSVSVIRVTDREKRKQIREVAAGGVPKGHHYVENCAEFLVFCIDAHRHHHFAPHAQTDWIEVLMVGAVDVGLFAQNVLLTAESLGLGGVYIGGVRNDIQRVSDILNIPEHVIPLVGMCLGHPAHEPDQRPRLPVQAVLSENEYRAADAETLQSYNQTVGEYYQNLRGLDLDWNKQINDTFKGEIRPDMLAYLNKQGFAKR, via the coding sequence ATGCTTAACAGCCAAGCCGCACTTGCTACGGCATTAAACCACCGTTCTATCCGCAAATTCAGCGAAGAGCCGATTTCAGCAGAAATGTTTGACGCAATTATCCAAGCGGGACAAATGGCGTCCACGTCCAGCTTTTTGCAAAGCGTGAGCGTGATTCGCGTTACCGACCGCGAAAAACGCAAACAAATCCGCGAAGTGGCGGCAGGTGGTGTGCCGAAAGGTCATCACTATGTGGAAAACTGCGCCGAATTTTTGGTATTTTGTATTGACGCGCACCGCCACCATCATTTTGCCCCGCACGCGCAAACCGATTGGATTGAAGTGCTGATGGTGGGCGCGGTGGATGTGGGCTTGTTTGCCCAAAACGTGCTGCTGACTGCCGAATCACTCGGTTTGGGCGGCGTGTATATCGGTGGCGTACGCAACGATATTCAGCGCGTTTCCGATATTTTGAATATCCCCGAACACGTGATTCCGCTGGTAGGTATGTGCTTGGGTCATCCCGCGCACGAACCCGACCAACGTCCGCGTTTGCCTGTGCAGGCGGTACTTTCCGAAAACGAATACCGCGCCGCCGATGCCGAAACCCTGCAGTCTTACAATCAAACCGTGGGCGAATATTATCAAAACCTGCGCGGTTTGGATTTGGATTGGAACAAGCAGATTAACGACACCTTTAAAGGCGAAATCCGTCCCGATATGCTGGCGTATTTGAACAAACAAGGCTTTGCCAAACGTTAA
- a CDS encoding ADP-ribosylglycohydrolase family protein — protein sequence MKGQLIMLLGAAIGDIVGSRFEFGNYKATDFELFTEQSDFTDDTVCTVAVAEWAADGCRGDLAQIMRQWCCRYPVVPGGYGVRFAEWVQRDDAPAYNSWGNGSAMRVSAVGWVFDSLSDTLNAACDSAVITHNHPEGIKGAQAVAAAVYWARNGESKHFIRQNISDLFGYDLSRNCEQIRPHYRFDHSCQGTVPQAFAAFFDGESFEDTLRLSISLGGDSDTLAAIACSIAEAYYRALPKNMVNAALTRLPDEMVRVLARIPA from the coding sequence ATGAAAGGTCAGTTAATTATGTTATTGGGTGCAGCTATCGGTGATATAGTCGGTTCTCGTTTTGAGTTTGGCAACTATAAGGCAACCGATTTTGAGTTGTTTACCGAACAATCGGATTTTACCGATGATACGGTGTGTACGGTGGCGGTGGCAGAATGGGCGGCAGATGGCTGTCGGGGCGATTTGGCGCAAATAATGCGCCAGTGGTGCTGCCGTTATCCTGTCGTCCCCGGCGGATACGGTGTGCGCTTTGCTGAGTGGGTACAACGTGATGATGCGCCTGCTTACAACAGCTGGGGCAACGGTTCGGCGATGCGGGTGTCGGCGGTGGGGTGGGTGTTTGATTCGTTATCCGATACGCTGAACGCCGCTTGCGACAGCGCTGTGATTACCCACAATCACCCCGAAGGCATCAAAGGGGCGCAAGCCGTTGCCGCTGCGGTGTATTGGGCGCGTAATGGCGAAAGCAAACATTTTATCCGCCAAAATATCAGCGATTTATTTGGTTACGACCTGTCCCGCAACTGCGAGCAAATCCGTCCGCATTACCGTTTTGACCACAGCTGCCAAGGCACGGTACCACAGGCATTTGCCGCGTTTTTTGACGGCGAAAGTTTTGAAGATACCCTGCGTTTGTCCATATCGTTGGGTGGCGACAGCGACACTTTGGCGGCGATTGCCTGCAGCATTGCCGAAGCCTATTACCGCGCTTTGCCGAAAAATATGGTCAATGCGGCATTGACGCGTTTGCCTGATGAAATGGTGCGTGTGTTGGCGCGTATTCCTGCATAA
- the prmB gene encoding 50S ribosomal protein L3 N(5)-glutamine methyltransferase codes for MFSVSEDTPAEAADYFEQAVQQLHTVRDFVRFAVSRFNEAELFFGHGSDNARDEAVYLVLHTLNLPLDDIDSYWDARLLDGEKSDIAAVLARRVNERIPAAYLTHRAYQGGFEFYVDERVIVPRSFIAEVLGEPLRPWIEYDELVHSALDLCTGSSALAIQMAHHYPDAAVDAVDISLDALEVAAINVEHYGLEERINLIHTDMFEGLDGTYDLIVSNPPYVDAESVAALPDEYLHEPEIALGSGEDGLDAVREILARAPDLLNPHGVLVVEIGHNRDVLEQAFPQLPFVWLPTSGGDGFVFLLTKEHLDAARAES; via the coding sequence ATGTTTTCCGTTTCTGAAGACACCCCCGCCGAAGCTGCCGATTATTTTGAACAGGCGGTACAACAGCTGCACACTGTGCGCGATTTTGTCCGTTTTGCCGTCAGCCGTTTTAACGAAGCCGAATTGTTTTTCGGACACGGCAGCGACAACGCCCGCGACGAAGCCGTTTATTTGGTCTTGCATACCTTAAACCTGCCTTTAGACGATATCGACAGCTATTGGGACGCCCGTTTGTTGGACGGCGAAAAAAGCGATATTGCCGCTGTGTTGGCGCGACGTGTGAATGAACGCATTCCCGCCGCGTATTTAACCCATCGCGCCTATCAGGGCGGATTTGAGTTTTATGTAGATGAACGGGTAATTGTGCCGCGTTCGTTTATTGCCGAAGTATTGGGTGAACCCTTGCGCCCATGGATTGAATATGATGAGTTGGTACACAGTGCTTTGGATTTGTGTACGGGCAGCAGTGCCTTGGCGATACAGATGGCGCATCATTATCCCGATGCTGCGGTAGATGCGGTGGACATCAGTTTGGATGCTTTGGAAGTGGCAGCTATCAATGTGGAACATTACGGTTTGGAAGAACGCATCAATCTGATTCATACCGATATGTTTGAAGGTTTGGACGGAACGTATGATTTGATTGTGTCCAATCCGCCTTATGTGGATGCCGAATCGGTTGCCGCTTTGCCTGACGAATACCTGCACGAACCCGAAATCGCCCTTGGCAGCGGCGAAGACGGCTTGGATGCGGTGCGCGAAATTTTGGCGCGTGCGCCTGATTTATTGAACCCGCACGGCGTACTGGTAGTAGAAATCGGGCATAACCGCGATGTGTTAGAACAGGCATTCCCGCAATTGCCGTTTGTGTGGTTGCCCACCAGCGGCGGCGACGGTTTTGTGTTTTTGCTGACCAAAGAGCATTTGGACGCAGCACGCGCTGAAAGCTGA
- a CDS encoding ABC-F family ATPase, with translation MISTNNITMQFGAKPLFENVSVKFGEGNRYGLIGANGSGKSTFMKILGGDLEQTSGEVAIEHGVRLGKLRQDQFAYEDMRVLDVVLMGHTEMWAAMTERDAIYANLEATEDDYMRAAELEAKFAEYDGYTAEARAAELLSGVGIEESLHNATMSEVAPGFKLRVLLAQALFSKPDVLLLDEPTNNLDINTIRWLEGVLNQYDSTMIIISHDRHFLNEVCTHMADLDYNTITIYPGNYDDYMLASAQARERTMKDNAKAKEKLQELQEFVARFSANKSKARQATSRLKQADKIKAEMVEVKPSTRQNPYIRFEMDEKSKLHRQAVEVDGLSKSFENKLFEKLNFILEAGERLAVIGPNGAGKSTLLKLLAGAFDEKLADVQADSGSIKWAEKATIGYYPQDHENDFDVAMDLTEWMRQWGQEGDDEQVIRGTLGRLLFGSNDVVKQVKVLSGGEKGRMLYGKLLLLKPNVLIMDEPTNHMDMESIESLNMALEKYKGTLIFVSHDRQFVSSLATQIIELDGKGGFEHYLGDYESYLAKKGLA, from the coding sequence ATGATTTCCACCAACAACATTACCATGCAGTTTGGCGCAAAGCCATTGTTTGAAAACGTATCCGTTAAATTTGGCGAGGGCAACCGCTACGGCTTAATCGGTGCCAACGGTTCGGGCAAATCCACCTTTATGAAAATTCTCGGCGGCGATTTGGAGCAGACTTCGGGCGAAGTGGCGATTGAACACGGCGTGCGCTTGGGCAAGCTGCGCCAAGACCAGTTTGCGTATGAAGACATGCGCGTTTTGGACGTGGTGCTGATGGGGCATACCGAAATGTGGGCGGCGATGACCGAGCGCGATGCCATTTACGCCAATTTGGAAGCCACTGAAGACGACTATATGCGTGCGGCGGAACTGGAAGCCAAGTTTGCCGAATACGACGGCTACACCGCCGAAGCGCGTGCGGCGGAACTGTTAAGCGGCGTGGGCATTGAAGAATCGCTGCACAACGCCACCATGAGCGAAGTCGCGCCTGGATTTAAGTTGCGTGTGTTGCTGGCGCAGGCCTTGTTTTCCAAACCCGATGTTCTGCTGCTGGACGAACCGACCAACAACTTGGACATCAACACCATCCGTTGGCTGGAAGGCGTATTAAATCAATACGATTCCACCATGATTATTATTTCCCACGACCGCCACTTTTTAAATGAAGTCTGCACCCACATGGCGGATTTGGACTACAACACCATCACCATTTACCCCGGCAATTACGACGACTATATGCTGGCTTCGGCACAGGCGCGTGAACGCACCATGAAAGACAATGCCAAAGCCAAAGAAAAATTGCAGGAATTACAAGAATTTGTGGCGCGTTTTTCGGCGAACAAATCCAAAGCCCGTCAAGCCACTTCGCGCTTGAAACAGGCAGACAAAATCAAGGCGGAAATGGTGGAAGTGAAACCTTCCACCCGTCAAAATCCGTATATCCGTTTTGAAATGGACGAAAAATCCAAGCTGCACCGTCAGGCGGTGGAAGTGGACGGTTTGTCCAAATCGTTTGAAAATAAATTGTTTGAAAAATTGAACTTTATTTTGGAAGCGGGCGAGCGTTTGGCGGTGATTGGTCCGAACGGCGCGGGTAAATCCACTTTGTTGAAATTATTGGCAGGCGCGTTTGATGAAAAACTGGCAGACGTGCAAGCCGATTCAGGCAGCATCAAATGGGCGGAAAAAGCCACCATCGGCTATTATCCGCAAGACCACGAAAATGATTTTGACGTAGCCATGGATTTGACCGAATGGATGCGCCAATGGGGTCAGGAAGGCGACGACGAACAAGTGATTCGCGGCACGTTGGGGCGTTTGCTGTTTGGCAGCAATGATGTGGTCAAGCAGGTTAAAGTGTTGTCGGGCGGCGAAAAAGGTCGGATGCTGTACGGCAAACTGCTGCTGCTCAAGCCCAATGTGCTGATTATGGACGAACCCACCAACCACATGGACATGGAAAGCATCGAGTCGCTGAATATGGCATTGGAAAAATACAAAGGCACGCTGATTTTTGTGTCGCACGACCGTCAGTTTGTGTCGTCTTTAGCCACGCAGATTATTGAGTTGGACGGCAAAGGCGGTTTTGAACACTATTTGGGCGACTACGAAAGCTATTTGGCGAAAAAAGGTTTGGCGTAA
- a CDS encoding FixH family protein, which translates to MTHPPAADRQPWFKQKIFWLLMAGPILVILAAAATVYISARAGSNDMVSDDYYKDGKYINMQIERDAEALKRHIRAQLLFNPEHTAAKVFVSGDFERERPLQLVLLHPAKQEFDTTIALKATGTSGDKSEYIAELSNLPAAVHWYVRLEDAAGAWRVGNKWLPKQGATLDLPSADTP; encoded by the coding sequence ATGACACACCCACCCGCCGCCGACCGCCAACCGTGGTTTAAACAAAAAATCTTCTGGCTGCTGATGGCAGGACCGATTTTGGTGATTCTTGCCGCTGCTGCCACCGTGTATATTTCTGCCCGCGCAGGCAGCAACGATATGGTCAGCGACGACTATTACAAAGACGGCAAATACATCAATATGCAGATTGAACGCGATGCCGAAGCCCTCAAACGCCACATCCGCGCCCAATTGCTGTTTAATCCCGAACACACCGCTGCCAAAGTGTTCGTGTCGGGCGATTTTGAGCGCGAACGCCCCTTACAGCTGGTGTTGTTACACCCTGCCAAGCAAGAGTTTGACACCACCATCGCCCTAAAAGCCACAGGCACATCGGGCGACAAAAGCGAATACATTGCCGAATTAAGCAACCTGCCTGCCGCCGTGCATTGGTATGTGCGTTTGGAAGATGCGGCAGGCGCGTGGCGCGTGGGCAACAAATGGCTGCCCAAACAAGGCGCGACCTTGGATTTACCGTCTGCCGACACCCCTTAA